From Paenibacillus sp. PK3_47, the proteins below share one genomic window:
- a CDS encoding methionine ABC transporter permease gives MGGLNFNDINWEEMLDATVATLQMLTYSGIFTIILGLPLGIVLYLWGRSNNIVIRGIYSVLSLLVNILRSVPFLILMVALIPLSKTIMGTSIGVLGTIPALVIGAAPFFARLVETALREVDRGVIEAAQGMGASAGQIVMRVLLPEARPGLLAGVTITLVTLVSYTAMSGMIGGGGLGDLAIRYGYYRYEKEVMIISVILMVILVQLLQMAGDRLVRYFTRK, from the coding sequence GTGGGCGGTTTGAATTTTAACGATATTAACTGGGAAGAAATGCTTGATGCAACGGTCGCTACGCTTCAAATGTTAACTTATTCAGGAATATTCACAATTATTCTTGGTTTACCACTCGGAATTGTGTTATATTTATGGGGAAGATCAAATAACATTGTTATCAGAGGTATTTACTCGGTATTATCACTGCTAGTTAATATCCTGCGCTCTGTTCCGTTTCTCATTTTGATGGTGGCACTGATTCCTCTGAGCAAGACAATTATGGGGACCTCCATAGGTGTGCTGGGAACCATTCCGGCGCTTGTCATCGGGGCTGCACCCTTTTTTGCCAGACTGGTGGAAACGGCGCTGCGTGAGGTAGACCGCGGGGTTATCGAAGCCGCTCAGGGAATGGGAGCGTCTGCGGGCCAGATTGTGATGCGGGTGCTGCTGCCAGAGGCTCGTCCGGGTCTGTTGGCCGGAGTGACCATTACTTTAGTCACCCTGGTATCCTATACAGCGATGTCGGGAATGATCGGCGGCGGCGGACTTGGCGACCTGGCGATCCGTTACGGCTACTACCGTTATGAGAAGGAAGTCATGATTATCTCGGTCATTCTGATGGTTATCCTGGTACAGCTGCTGCAGATGGCCGGGGACAGACTGGTCAGATATTTCACACGGAAATAA
- a CDS encoding YuzB family protein, producing MRPIIEFCASNIGHGTEQLKNKLEQNPDYDVVEYGCLNNCGECYLQPFVMVDGEIITADTPEELEAAVEAAIKEQEAWANLEID from the coding sequence ATGCGACCAATTATTGAATTTTGTGCCAGCAACATCGGACACGGCACGGAACAGCTCAAAAATAAGCTGGAACAAAACCCGGATTACGACGTCGTTGAATATGGCTGTCTGAACAACTGCGGTGAATGCTACCTGCAGCCGTTCGTCATGGTCGACGGTGAGATTATTACAGCCGATACCCCCGAAGAACTGGAAGCAGCGGTCGAAGCCGCGATTAAGGAGCAGGAGGCTTGGGCCAATCTGGAAATCGATTAG
- a CDS encoding MetQ/NlpA family ABC transporter substrate-binding protein gives MKKVLLTFFSLTLVLVLAACGNNNTTNNAANSAATNAPAADASAEPTTEPAAEPVTLVVGASPVPHAQILNAIKPLLEAQGITLEIKEFTDYILPNTQLSEKALDANFFQHQPYLDDQNSKNGSDLVSVVPVHVEPFGAYSKKIKSVDELADGAKVAIPNDATNGGRALILLAKNGLITLKDDTNITSTKADITENPKNLEIIELDAAMLPRQLDEVDLALINTNFALEADLVPTKDALFIEGADSPYANLLVARPDNKDSDAIQKLAAALNSPEAKAFIEEEYQGSIIPAF, from the coding sequence ATGAAAAAAGTACTGCTTACATTCTTCAGCTTGACCTTGGTGCTGGTGCTGGCAGCTTGCGGCAACAATAACACCACTAATAATGCGGCGAATTCCGCTGCAACCAATGCACCTGCTGCAGATGCTTCTGCAGAGCCAACAACCGAACCGGCTGCAGAACCGGTAACACTGGTGGTTGGAGCATCTCCTGTACCGCACGCGCAAATCCTGAACGCAATCAAGCCGCTGCTTGAAGCACAAGGCATCACGCTCGAAATCAAAGAATTCACGGACTACATCTTGCCGAATACACAGCTTTCCGAGAAGGCGCTTGATGCGAACTTCTTCCAGCACCAGCCTTACCTGGATGACCAGAACAGCAAGAACGGTTCTGACCTTGTATCTGTAGTTCCTGTTCATGTTGAACCTTTCGGTGCCTATTCCAAAAAAATTAAATCCGTTGACGAGCTGGCTGACGGTGCAAAGGTTGCGATCCCGAACGATGCCACTAACGGCGGCCGCGCGCTGATCCTGCTTGCCAAGAACGGCCTGATCACTTTGAAAGACGACACGAACATCACTTCCACCAAAGCTGATATCACTGAAAATCCTAAGAACCTGGAAATCATCGAACTGGATGCAGCTATGCTGCCGCGCCAGCTGGATGAAGTGGATCTGGCCCTGATCAACACCAACTTTGCGCTTGAAGCTGATCTTGTTCCAACCAAAGACGCTTTGTTCATCGAAGGTGCAGATTCCCCTTACGCCAACCTGCTGGTAGCCCGTCCTGACAACAAGGATTCCGATGCGATCCAGAAGCTGGCTGCAGCACTGAACTCTCCTGAAGCCAAGGCTTTCATTGAAGAGGAATACCAAGGTTCGATCATCCCGGCATTCTAA
- a CDS encoding thioredoxin family protein produces the protein MDKITSPAEFQVAIQSPRLTVAVFKADWCVDCKFIDPFMPDVEQKYDGRLTLVEVDVDAVGDVSQEQNILGIPSFVAYSDGRELVRFVNKLRKSREEIENFLNTALEVYQSIHK, from the coding sequence ATGGATAAAATTACTTCCCCTGCCGAGTTTCAGGTGGCGATTCAATCTCCGCGGCTGACCGTAGCGGTGTTTAAGGCGGACTGGTGTGTCGACTGCAAATTTATAGATCCGTTTATGCCGGATGTTGAACAGAAATACGACGGCCGGCTCACGCTGGTTGAAGTGGATGTGGATGCGGTAGGAGATGTCAGCCAGGAACAGAATATTCTTGGTATCCCGAGCTTCGTTGCTTACAGTGACGGACGGGAGCTGGTCCGGTTCGTCAACAAGCTGCGCAAGTCGCGTGAGGAAATCGAAAATTTCCTGAATACGGCGCTTGAGGTATATCAGAGCATTCACAAGTAA
- a CDS encoding iron-sulfur cluster assembly accessory protein, with protein MITISETAAGQLKAMLAEQEVPNMFLRLGVTAGGCSGFSYAMGFDDNESDQDVYMDVEGLKVVVTKDDIRYLNGLEIDFEESGMTGGFTIHNPNATVTCGCGSSFRTKEEAGNPSAEPC; from the coding sequence ATGATTACAATCAGTGAAACAGCGGCAGGACAATTAAAAGCGATGCTGGCTGAACAGGAAGTGCCGAATATGTTCCTGCGCCTTGGTGTGACAGCCGGGGGCTGCAGCGGATTCTCATATGCAATGGGCTTTGACGATAACGAATCTGATCAAGATGTATATATGGATGTAGAGGGCCTCAAGGTCGTTGTCACCAAAGACGATATCCGCTACCTTAACGGCCTGGAGATCGACTTCGAGGAATCCGGCATGACCGGAGGCTTCACCATCCACAACCCGAACGCAACGGTTACCTGCGGCTGCGGATCTTCGTTCCGTACGAAGGAAGAAGCGGGGAATCCGAGCGCGGAGCCTTGCTAA
- the mqnE gene encoding aminofutalosine synthase MqnE, whose amino-acid sequence MSTLITPHTDARMANIIEKVRGGERLNLEDGVYLYESNDLLTIGQLANEVNQRKNGNKVYFIENMSLYFTNVCESRCAFCNFRKDDGEEGAYTLSGPEMVQYVEQHIHPGVREFHIVGGHNDKVPFQYYVDSLKALNERFPEVTLKAYTAAEIDFFTRISGLSIREVLEALRAAGLQSLTGGGAEILSDQYRKKMRVDKANVEEYLEVHRVAHQLGMKTHTTMLYGSIESREDRIRHMLQIRELQDETGGFMVFIPLSMQPKNKNAGIMRRNSAYEDLKTIAVSRLMLDNFDHIKAYFINIGAQLTQVALSFGASDVHGTILKERISHAAGALTPEGLTREELIWLVKGAGKIPVERDTFYNEIKVYE is encoded by the coding sequence ATGTCTACTCTTATTACGCCTCACACAGATGCCAGAATGGCGAACATCATCGAGAAGGTTCGCGGCGGAGAACGATTGAATCTGGAAGACGGTGTCTACCTGTATGAGAGCAACGATTTGCTCACGATCGGACAGCTGGCCAATGAAGTGAACCAGCGCAAGAATGGAAACAAGGTGTATTTTATCGAGAATATGAGCCTGTATTTCACCAATGTCTGCGAATCCCGCTGCGCATTCTGCAATTTCCGCAAGGATGACGGGGAAGAAGGCGCATATACCCTTTCCGGTCCGGAGATGGTGCAGTATGTTGAACAGCATATTCATCCGGGTGTGCGCGAGTTCCATATTGTCGGCGGCCATAATGATAAGGTTCCCTTCCAGTATTATGTTGATTCATTAAAAGCCTTGAACGAACGGTTCCCGGAAGTGACTCTGAAGGCCTACACTGCGGCTGAGATTGATTTCTTCACCCGGATCAGCGGCTTGAGCATCCGTGAAGTGCTGGAAGCACTGCGTGCTGCAGGACTCCAGTCACTGACCGGAGGCGGGGCAGAAATTCTGTCCGACCAGTACCGCAAAAAAATGCGTGTCGACAAAGCCAACGTGGAGGAATATCTCGAAGTTCACCGGGTTGCGCACCAGCTGGGGATGAAGACACACACCACCATGCTGTACGGATCGATCGAATCCCGCGAGGACCGTATCCGTCATATGCTGCAGATCCGCGAACTGCAGGATGAAACAGGCGGCTTTATGGTATTCATCCCGCTGTCGATGCAGCCGAAGAACAAAAATGCCGGAATTATGCGCCGCAACTCCGCTTATGAGGATCTCAAAACCATTGCGGTCAGCCGATTAATGCTGGACAATTTCGACCATATTAAGGCTTACTTCATTAATATAGGTGCACAGCTGACCCAGGTCGCCCTCAGCTTCGGGGCATCCGATGTCCATGGCACAATTCTTAAAGAACGGATCAGCCATGCGGCAGGCGCATTAACACCGGAAGGGCTGACACGTGAAGAGCTGATCTGGCTCGTCAAGGGCGCCGGCAAAATTCCGGTGGAACGCGATACCTTCTATAACGAAATCAAGGTATACGAGTAA
- a CDS encoding heme A synthase, which produces MRVITLTMNQLKRLSYVTCLIMFLALLGGAVVTKTGSGLECGNEWPLCHGKLIPAYTVGSMIEYTHRLFSGLAGLLSLASMYAFWRYARERKDLLAYALLTLIFVVVQGGMGALAVTKPQSAAVMALHMGFSLIAFASSVMLALGAKRRESADSDPAAGNYTVSRSFRNLTWITALYSYVVVYIGAYVSHTDSQGGCSGWPLCNGEFIPELSGGVAVVFVHRIAAALLFVLVAVLGHLAFWRHKNLPELRALGLAAVLLCLMQVLSGAAVVHTLYNERLYIFAALSHIVLIAGLFGVLCYMSVRVWQMSRTETQAAGLTVSSVSLASSDE; this is translated from the coding sequence ATGCGGGTGATCACATTGACGATGAATCAATTGAAGCGGCTCAGCTATGTCACTTGCCTTATTATGTTTCTTGCTTTGCTTGGAGGCGCTGTAGTAACCAAAACCGGCTCCGGACTGGAATGCGGAAATGAATGGCCGCTCTGCCATGGAAAACTGATCCCGGCTTATACAGTAGGCTCCATGATTGAGTACACACACCGCTTGTTCAGCGGACTGGCGGGTTTGTTGTCCCTGGCTTCCATGTATGCCTTCTGGCGTTACGCCAGAGAGCGGAAGGACTTGCTTGCCTATGCGCTGCTGACGCTTATTTTTGTTGTCGTGCAGGGCGGAATGGGAGCGCTTGCGGTAACGAAACCGCAGTCTGCTGCGGTCATGGCGCTGCATATGGGCTTTTCATTAATCGCTTTTGCAAGCTCGGTCATGCTGGCGCTTGGAGCGAAAAGGCGGGAATCGGCAGATTCAGATCCTGCAGCCGGTAATTATACGGTAAGCAGAAGCTTCCGCAACCTGACCTGGATTACGGCTCTTTATTCCTATGTTGTCGTGTATATTGGAGCGTATGTCAGCCACACCGATTCACAGGGCGGATGCTCCGGCTGGCCGCTCTGCAACGGTGAGTTTATACCGGAGCTGTCGGGCGGCGTCGCTGTCGTATTTGTTCACCGGATTGCTGCAGCGCTGCTGTTCGTGCTGGTGGCTGTGCTTGGACATCTGGCTTTCTGGAGACATAAAAATCTTCCTGAACTGAGGGCACTGGGGCTTGCTGCGGTACTGCTCTGTCTGATGCAGGTGCTTAGCGGCGCGGCCGTAGTCCACACACTGTATAACGAACGATTGTACATATTTGCTGCCTTATCCCATATCGTACTGATTGCCGGATTGTTCGGCGTCCTGTGCTATATGAGTGTTCGCGTATGGCAGATGAGCAGAACAGAGACACAAGCTGCAGGACTTACGGTATCCTCCGTCAGCCTTGCCAGCTCTGATGAATAA
- a CDS encoding NAD(P)/FAD-dependent oxidoreductase: MRTLLVLGGGYGGLALIQELLKNHLPHDVEIVLIDRMPYQGIKTEYYALAAGTVTDYHLRIQFPVHPRLTVRYGEVGSIDLESRIVFMDSGEPVSYDILAIALGCTDNYHGIPGAEEHSCSIQTFSATRETYRRLNDVKPYGSVNIVGGGLSGVEMAAELRESRPDLNISILDRGERVLSAFPAKLSRYVEEWFSEHHVETLSRISVSHVEKDAVYNGTEAIPADVTVWTAGIQPVQVVQQLELPKDRGGRVILGQYYNVPDYPEVYVIGDCASLPFAPSAQAAGAQGEQVAHILHALWRDETPKLHAIKLKGTLGSLGKNAGFGLMGRRSVMGRVPRLLKSGVLWMSKRHFG, from the coding sequence ATGAGAACACTGCTTGTACTAGGAGGCGGCTATGGCGGCCTCGCTCTAATTCAGGAATTGCTCAAGAACCATCTCCCCCATGATGTAGAGATCGTTTTAATTGATCGCATGCCTTACCAGGGAATCAAAACAGAGTACTATGCGCTGGCCGCAGGTACTGTAACCGATTATCATCTGCGCATCCAGTTTCCGGTACATCCGCGGCTGACCGTCCGTTACGGAGAAGTGGGCTCTATTGATTTAGAGAGCAGAATTGTATTCATGGACAGCGGAGAGCCGGTTTCTTATGATATTTTGGCGATTGCATTAGGATGTACGGATAATTATCACGGCATACCGGGAGCCGAAGAACACAGCTGCAGTATCCAGACTTTTTCTGCTACGCGTGAAACCTACCGCCGCCTGAACGACGTGAAGCCTTATGGAAGTGTCAATATCGTGGGCGGGGGTCTAAGCGGAGTGGAAATGGCTGCCGAACTGCGGGAGAGCCGTCCGGACCTGAACATATCGATTCTCGACCGCGGGGAACGGGTACTGTCTGCTTTTCCGGCGAAGCTGTCCCGGTATGTCGAAGAATGGTTCAGCGAGCATCATGTGGAGACACTCAGCCGCATCTCTGTCTCCCATGTAGAGAAGGATGCCGTGTATAACGGCACGGAAGCTATTCCTGCCGATGTAACGGTATGGACGGCGGGAATCCAGCCTGTGCAGGTCGTTCAGCAGCTGGAGCTGCCGAAAGACCGCGGCGGCCGGGTCATTCTGGGACAATATTATAATGTACCGGATTATCCCGAGGTCTATGTGATCGGGGACTGCGCCAGCCTGCCGTTTGCGCCCAGCGCACAAGCTGCAGGAGCGCAGGGCGAGCAGGTAGCCCATATTCTTCATGCATTATGGCGTGATGAAACGCCGAAGCTGCATGCGATCAAGCTGAAAGGGACGCTGGGATCGCTCGGCAAAAACGCCGGATTCGGACTTATGGGCCGGCGTTCTGTCATGGGGCGTGTTCCACGCCTGCTCAAGAGCGGCGTACTCTGGATGTCCAAACGTCATTTCGGGTAG
- a CDS encoding UbiD family decarboxylase, producing the protein MAYGNLRQWIEQLRKDKDLAVIDTPVDPHLELAEIHRRVVQEEGPALLFTSVKGTAFPVATNLFGSVRRVNQVFGTRPEQLMKSLAGAVESMLPPTASGIWKEKGLFFDMLKVGVRNVPQGEAPVLGVCHSVDPLRGLPRITSWHKDNGSAIPLPLVYTESITNPQNHNLGMYRVQLHDDSVTGIHWHNHKGGSFHYREAELLGEALPVSVFIGGPPALTAAAVAPLPERLPELLMASFVMGGRLPMVDDPLGGHRIPAEAEFAIRGLVPPLERRTEGPFGMRSGYYSGQRHLPVMHVQRMWHRKDAIYPATIAGKPRQEDYYLGEFIQRLMAPAYPLLMPSVRALWSYTEAGTNALVSAVVRESYSREALVSAFRILGEGQLSLSKLLLLTSEPVDLGDFPKLLETVLERFDPATDLLVLDNMSPDLPDDSSPKPSLGSKGIIMGVGLPVRELPRSYDEGGLPGITDAIPYCGGCLAVSGASYEEDPELARRLITALREKETAWPLVILADNAAECAASQTSFLWSVFSRLHPADHIYAASEVNRHHISYKLPIVIDARRKPNDPEELHPSEDIVQKVEQNWKQYFPGV; encoded by the coding sequence GTGGCATATGGTAATTTGCGTCAATGGATCGAGCAGCTGAGAAAAGACAAAGATCTTGCGGTAATTGATACCCCGGTGGATCCCCATCTGGAGCTGGCGGAAATTCACCGGCGCGTCGTACAGGAGGAAGGTCCGGCCTTATTGTTTACCTCGGTAAAAGGAACTGCTTTTCCTGTAGCGACCAATCTGTTCGGATCTGTCCGCAGGGTGAATCAGGTATTTGGAACACGCCCGGAGCAGCTGATGAAGTCGCTCGCGGGAGCGGTGGAGTCGATGCTGCCGCCGACGGCATCCGGAATCTGGAAGGAAAAGGGGCTCTTTTTCGATATGCTGAAGGTTGGCGTCCGTAATGTACCCCAGGGTGAGGCACCAGTACTTGGCGTCTGCCACAGCGTTGACCCGCTCAGGGGACTTCCCCGTATTACAAGCTGGCATAAGGACAACGGATCCGCGATTCCCCTCCCTCTTGTCTATACGGAGAGTATAACCAATCCCCAGAACCATAATCTTGGCATGTACCGGGTTCAGCTTCATGACGACAGCGTTACTGGTATACACTGGCACAATCATAAAGGCGGCAGCTTTCATTACCGTGAAGCAGAGCTTCTTGGTGAAGCCCTGCCGGTATCGGTATTTATCGGCGGCCCGCCGGCGCTGACCGCAGCGGCAGTAGCACCGCTGCCCGAAAGGCTCCCGGAGCTGCTGATGGCCTCGTTCGTCATGGGCGGGCGGCTGCCGATGGTGGATGATCCTCTGGGAGGCCACCGGATCCCTGCTGAAGCGGAATTTGCCATCCGCGGACTGGTTCCGCCGCTGGAGCGGCGCACTGAGGGGCCGTTCGGGATGCGTTCCGGGTATTATTCCGGACAGCGTCATCTTCCGGTGATGCATGTGCAGCGGATGTGGCACCGGAAGGATGCGATTTATCCGGCAACGATTGCCGGCAAGCCGCGCCAGGAGGACTACTATCTGGGGGAATTTATCCAGCGGCTCATGGCTCCGGCCTATCCCCTGCTTATGCCGTCAGTCAGAGCCCTGTGGAGTTATACCGAAGCAGGGACAAATGCCCTTGTCTCAGCTGTTGTACGGGAAAGCTATTCGCGTGAAGCGCTGGTATCCGCCTTCCGGATTCTTGGAGAAGGCCAACTGTCTTTAAGCAAGCTGCTGCTGCTGACCAGTGAACCGGTTGATCTCGGCGATTTCCCGAAACTGCTGGAGACCGTGCTTGAGCGCTTCGATCCGGCCACAGATCTGCTTGTGCTGGACAATATGTCTCCTGATCTTCCGGATGACAGCTCCCCGAAGCCTAGTCTTGGCAGTAAGGGGATTATCATGGGGGTAGGGCTTCCTGTCCGTGAGCTTCCCCGCAGCTACGATGAAGGGGGACTTCCAGGCATTACTGATGCAATTCCCTATTGCGGCGGATGTTTGGCCGTTTCCGGTGCATCCTATGAAGAAGATCCGGAGCTTGCCCGGCGCCTGATTACTGCACTGCGTGAGAAGGAGACGGCGTGGCCGCTGGTCATCCTGGCCGATAACGCTGCTGAATGTGCTGCTTCACAGACATCTTTTTTATGGTCCGTATTCAGCCGCCTCCATCCGGCGGATCATATTTATGCCGCATCGGAAGTGAACCGCCATCATATCAGCTATAAGCTGCCCATTGTGATTGATGCACGAAGAAAACCAAATGATCCTGAAGAGCTGCATCCGTCTGAAGATATTGTGCAAAAAGTGGAACAGAACTGGAAGCAATATTTTCCCGGCGTATAG
- a CDS encoding NifU family protein: protein MSENAQSTTMYDEVLEVLDKLRPFLQRDGGDVELIDVEDGIVKLKLMGACGSCPSSTITLKAGIERALVEEVEGVEEVVQVF from the coding sequence ATGAGTGAGAATGCACAAAGCACCACGATGTACGATGAGGTACTTGAAGTGCTCGATAAACTTCGTCCGTTCCTGCAGCGCGATGGCGGTGACGTGGAACTGATCGATGTTGAAGACGGCATTGTCAAGTTGAAGCTTATGGGTGCCTGCGGCAGTTGCCCGAGCTCCACGATCACGCTGAAAGCCGGGATCGAACGCGCCCTTGTTGAAGAAGTAGAAGGCGTTGAAGAAGTCGTTCAAGTATTCTAA
- a CDS encoding Cthe_2314 family HEPN domain-containing protein, translating into MLRILLGEPPRENSGVLAEAMDNMAEAASMLRKEMNAHEDHDHEYRKLEIWTRGLISSLDELEQSWFAAAFYRRSVVAGYMDDMSVKEQGEYARYVYFYKNGFIRVFSLLDKLGTVLNSLYDLNTSRVKAHFSYFTVLRQFQLLKVHAPLAEELERIKDSYREPLENLRKRRNAEVHYMNSEMQDDLWQRHQGLHDKIRLEDLDSHLEDLKQGLEMVCQTLNVAFRYSNEQWHRNTAGRQAEK; encoded by the coding sequence ATGCTGCGGATATTACTTGGAGAACCGCCCCGCGAGAACAGCGGTGTGCTGGCGGAAGCCATGGACAATATGGCAGAGGCCGCATCCATGCTGCGCAAAGAGATGAATGCTCATGAAGACCATGACCACGAATACCGTAAGCTGGAGATATGGACACGCGGGCTGATCTCTTCACTGGATGAACTGGAGCAGAGCTGGTTCGCCGCAGCCTTTTACCGCAGGTCGGTTGTCGCCGGGTATATGGATGATATGTCGGTAAAGGAACAAGGGGAGTACGCCAGATATGTCTATTTTTACAAAAACGGCTTTATCCGAGTGTTCTCGCTGCTGGACAAGCTGGGTACGGTGCTGAACAGCCTGTATGATCTGAATACTTCCAGGGTCAAAGCGCATTTTTCATATTTTACGGTGCTGCGGCAGTTTCAGCTGCTTAAGGTGCATGCTCCGCTGGCTGAGGAGCTGGAGCGGATCAAGGATTCTTACCGGGAGCCGCTGGAAAACCTGCGTAAACGCCGCAATGCCGAGGTTCATTATATGAATTCGGAAATGCAGGATGATCTATGGCAAAGACACCAGGGACTGCATGACAAAATCCGGCTTGAGGATCTGGACAGCCATCTGGAGGATTTGAAGCAGGGACTGGAAATGGTGTGCCAAACATTGAACGTGGCCTTCAGGTACAGCAATGAGCAGTGGCACCGCAATACAGCAGGCCGGCAGGCGGAGAAATGA
- a CDS encoding methionine ABC transporter ATP-binding protein, with translation MIELKGLTKVYGKGSKAATALSGLNLSIKKGEIFGVIGHSGAGKSTLIRCINLLERPTEGEVWVDGVELTSLSQGQLQEKRRKIGMIFQHFNLLSSATVYDNIAFPLRLMGTSKAEIEHKVKDLLALVGLEQHRNKYPAQLSGGQKQRVGVARALASDPDVLLCDEATSALDPQTTDSILRLLLDINKKFHLTIVLITHEMHVIQSICDRVAVIHGGGIVEQGEVAKVFLKPQHEITKEFIRSETQNEGPLRTAIEAVNGEFNKAVKITFLGQKTYESTLSHVARGTGVNFAILQGTISTIKDVPYGQLIVRFEGPLEAVEATIAELTAQGLDVEVIS, from the coding sequence TTGATAGAGCTGAAAGGATTGACCAAGGTATACGGAAAGGGCAGCAAGGCTGCCACAGCACTCTCCGGACTGAATCTGTCCATTAAGAAGGGTGAGATTTTTGGCGTTATCGGCCATTCGGGTGCAGGCAAAAGTACGCTGATCCGCTGCATTAACCTGCTGGAACGTCCGACAGAGGGCGAGGTATGGGTGGACGGTGTGGAGCTTACATCGCTCAGTCAGGGGCAGCTGCAGGAAAAACGCCGTAAGATCGGGATGATCTTTCAGCATTTTAATCTGCTGTCTTCGGCAACGGTATATGACAATATTGCCTTTCCGCTCCGGCTGATGGGGACCTCCAAGGCGGAGATCGAACATAAGGTGAAGGATCTGCTGGCGCTTGTCGGCCTGGAACAGCACCGCAATAAATATCCGGCCCAGCTGTCCGGCGGGCAGAAACAGCGCGTGGGGGTGGCCCGGGCGCTGGCCAGTGATCCGGATGTGCTGCTCTGTGACGAAGCGACCTCGGCGCTGGATCCGCAGACGACGGATTCCATTCTGCGCCTGCTGCTGGATATTAACAAGAAGTTCCACCTGACCATCGTCCTGATTACCCACGAGATGCATGTCATTCAGAGCATTTGTGACCGCGTTGCCGTCATTCATGGCGGAGGCATTGTTGAACAGGGTGAAGTGGCCAAGGTGTTCCTGAAGCCGCAGCATGAAATTACGAAGGAATTCATCCGCAGCGAGACACAGAATGAGGGGCCGCTGCGTACGGCAATAGAAGCGGTGAACGGGGAGTTCAATAAAGCCGTCAAAATTACCTTCCTCGGACAAAAAACGTACGAGTCCACATTATCGCATGTGGCACGCGGTACAGGCGTCAATTTTGCCATCCTGCAGGGAACCATTTCGACGATCAAGGATGTGCCATACGGCCAGCTGATCGTCCGGTTTGAGGGACCGCTTGAAGCAGTTGAGGCAACCATTGCGGAGCTGACTGCACAAGGGCTTGATGTGGAGGTGATTTCCTAG